The following are encoded in a window of Rhodomicrobium lacus genomic DNA:
- a CDS encoding DUF6525 family protein, translating into MSGNGLDPVSGYVVDVSPAANDLRAYDRLPPRVREVLRNASLDLSAQDAERQWRLYGELSAIAAAHRATESMSIILRKKGEWA; encoded by the coding sequence ATGAGTGGGAACGGGCTTGATCCCGTGTCCGGCTACGTGGTTGACGTGTCGCCAGCGGCAAATGATTTGCGCGCTTATGACCGGCTGCCGCCGCGCGTGCGTGAGGTATTGCGAAACGCCTCACTTGATTTGTCGGCTCAGGACGCGGAGCGGCAGTGGAGACTATACGGCGAGCTATCCGCTATCGCAGCGGCTCACCGCGCGACTGAGTCCATGTCGATTATACTCAGGAAAAAGGGAGAATGGGCATGA
- a CDS encoding DNA primase family protein, which yields MTDDLFPKENQVLAALDAAEAPGAVDDAELAKLELNDLGNARRMLARFGSDIAYTDERGWLAWDGTRWSDRDGAAVARRYAHKTSDALWDEVQHVVGDRKKSFRKHAVRSGNSGGIASMLTEAAAYSRKVSDDFDAHPYLLNVQNGTLFLRAEGEDDVVQLRKHNRFDLITRCCTVRYNPDAPTPKRWLKFLEECQPEEDMRRFIQQWLGYCLSGSILEQCVAIFEGQGSNGKSTIIDVVSTILGDYAATTPIETWLYTDRKSGSGPSPDLAELPGVRLVRTSEPEAGVRLSESVIKQWTGGERMKARHLNKPFFEFKPVGKLTMSLNVKPSIVGKDFGIRRRIHVVPFRRTFTRTPGRDFTAELLEEREGILNWLLDGWRDYHVEGLRVPAAVLAATDAYFAENDPIGQFVLTACETRPAAAATDEFKSSASELYAGYRKWCEMNNEEPKKQTPFGRRLNDLGYPKVMGTGGYVKRIGIKLKIEYWPSGADA from the coding sequence ATGACAGACGATCTATTTCCGAAAGAAAATCAGGTGCTTGCCGCGCTCGATGCGGCTGAGGCACCCGGCGCGGTCGACGACGCCGAGCTTGCCAAGCTGGAGCTGAACGACCTCGGCAATGCGCGGCGCATGCTGGCGCGATTCGGTAGCGACATCGCTTATACCGACGAGCGCGGCTGGCTCGCCTGGGACGGCACACGCTGGTCGGATCGCGACGGCGCGGCCGTGGCGCGGCGCTACGCACACAAGACGAGCGATGCGCTGTGGGACGAGGTGCAGCACGTCGTCGGCGACCGCAAGAAATCGTTCCGCAAGCACGCCGTGCGCAGCGGCAACAGCGGCGGAATCGCCTCGATGTTGACCGAGGCGGCGGCCTACAGCCGCAAAGTCAGCGACGATTTCGACGCACATCCCTATCTGCTGAACGTCCAGAACGGCACGCTGTTTTTGCGCGCGGAGGGCGAAGACGATGTCGTGCAGCTCCGCAAGCACAACCGCTTTGACCTGATCACACGGTGCTGCACCGTCCGCTATAACCCCGACGCACCCACGCCGAAGCGCTGGCTGAAATTCCTCGAAGAGTGTCAGCCCGAGGAGGATATGCGCCGCTTCATTCAGCAGTGGCTCGGCTACTGCCTCTCGGGCTCGATCCTCGAACAATGCGTGGCGATTTTCGAGGGTCAGGGATCGAACGGCAAATCGACCATCATCGACGTGGTTTCCACGATCCTCGGCGACTACGCGGCGACGACGCCAATCGAGACGTGGCTCTACACGGATCGTAAATCAGGCTCCGGACCGTCACCCGACCTGGCCGAATTGCCCGGCGTGCGTCTCGTGCGCACGAGCGAGCCGGAGGCCGGCGTTCGTCTCTCGGAAAGCGTCATCAAGCAGTGGACCGGCGGCGAACGCATGAAGGCGCGCCACCTCAACAAGCCGTTCTTCGAGTTCAAGCCGGTCGGCAAGCTCACGATGTCGCTGAACGTCAAGCCCTCGATCGTCGGCAAGGATTTCGGCATCCGGCGGCGAATCCATGTCGTTCCGTTCCGCCGCACCTTCACACGCACGCCGGGGCGCGATTTCACCGCCGAGCTGCTTGAGGAACGCGAGGGGATACTCAACTGGTTGCTCGATGGATGGCGCGATTATCACGTCGAGGGGCTGCGCGTTCCTGCGGCTGTGTTGGCGGCGACAGATGCGTATTTTGCCGAGAATGACCCTATCGGCCAGTTCGTGCTCACCGCCTGCGAAACGCGCCCCGCTGCCGCCGCCACAGATGAATTCAAATCCTCTGCCTCCGAGCTTTATGCGGGATACCGCAAATGGTGCGAAATGAACAACGAAGAGCCGAAAAAGCAGACGCCGTTCGGGCGCAGGCTCAACGATTTAGGGTATCCCAAAGTAATGGGAACGGGTGGCTATGTAAAACGGATCGGGATCAAGTTGAAAATCGAGTATTGGCCGAGCGGCGCAGATGCGTGA
- a CDS encoding class I SAM-dependent methyltransferase has protein sequence MGGGNKRAALSERGNDLYETPPEAVWALLEHERLPFEIWEPACGPGSIVRVLRAAEHSVFSSDLVDYGWFQQDLSGADFLMEREAPRSRVGAGRIECIVTNPPYKLASQFAQHALDLCPRVCMLLRLAFITAGNKNDAEGRARRAVLDGGHLARVLVFRRRLPMMHRDGWTGPRVSSQMDYAWFVWDREHRGDTTIKRISWEPLRAAKEAA, from the coding sequence ATGGGGGGCGGGAACAAGCGCGCGGCGCTATCCGAGCGCGGCAACGATCTCTACGAGACGCCGCCGGAGGCCGTCTGGGCGCTGCTGGAGCATGAGAGGCTGCCCTTCGAGATCTGGGAGCCAGCCTGCGGGCCGGGGTCCATCGTGCGTGTTTTGCGTGCCGCCGAGCATAGCGTGTTCTCCAGCGACTTGGTGGATTACGGCTGGTTTCAGCAGGATCTGTCGGGCGCGGATTTCCTGATGGAGCGCGAAGCTCCGCGTTCGCGGGTCGGCGCCGGACGAATCGAATGCATCGTCACGAACCCGCCCTACAAACTCGCCTCGCAATTCGCGCAGCACGCGCTCGATCTCTGCCCGCGCGTCTGCATGCTGTTGCGGCTGGCGTTCATCACGGCGGGCAACAAGAACGATGCCGAAGGTCGCGCCCGGCGCGCGGTGCTCGACGGCGGGCATCTGGCTCGTGTGCTCGTGTTCCGGCGTCGTCTGCCGATGATGCACCGCGACGGCTGGACCGGGCCGCGCGTCAGCTCGCAGATGGATTACGCGTGGTTCGTGTGGGACCGCGAGCACCGAGGCGACACCACAATCAAGCGAATTTCGTGGGAGCCGCTCCGCGCGGCCAAGGAGGCGGCGTAA
- a CDS encoding helix-turn-helix domain-containing protein: protein MQIVARAARGQRLRTEYDEIVAVRLRQIREERGLTQGMLGAAIGVSMQQIQKYETGTNRISAGRLYAASRVLGAPLVEFYRDRGGAAHAR from the coding sequence GTGCAAATCGTGGCTAGGGCGGCGCGCGGCCAGCGCCTGAGGACCGAATATGACGAGATCGTCGCCGTGCGGCTGCGCCAGATCCGCGAGGAGCGCGGGCTGACGCAGGGCATGCTCGGCGCGGCCATCGGCGTCAGCATGCAGCAGATCCAGAAATACGAGACGGGCACGAACCGCATCAGCGCCGGCCGGCTCTATGCCGCGTCGCGCGTGCTGGGCGCACCGCTCGTCGAGTTTTACCGCGACCGTGGAGGCGCCGCACATGCTCGATAG
- a CDS encoding DUF7146 domain-containing protein — MRQGIDIESVKAAHRIEDVVRNRYHVALKRDGREFVGLSPFKRERTASFYVHPGKQVFKCFASDEGGDVIRFVQLMDGCDFREALQTLAGWAGLLPREDDDAEARERREKAAQAQAEKRRVQEAATEEEERREKAAKLRRARAIWDECVPARGTLVEVYLRWRCINLDAMEAVYGFLIPASLRFHPALEYHRQDVHHVGPAMVGAILTRDRDFAGVHRTWLAPDGRGKARLPKAKLALGNVWGSLGFLTPFAADAIMGEGYETTLSVMSDLAEVGRRACFFSGLSLGNMTGGGLNAVPTLDKIGALMPRGVERLTLLGDADGKDPARTRLMLDRGALKFRQVQGIDTRIAMAAPGKDFNDMLMERRCANRG; from the coding sequence ATGCGGCAGGGAATCGACATCGAGAGCGTGAAGGCGGCGCACCGCATCGAGGACGTGGTGCGCAACCGCTATCACGTCGCGCTGAAGCGCGACGGCCGCGAGTTCGTCGGACTGTCGCCGTTCAAGCGCGAGCGCACGGCGTCGTTCTACGTCCATCCCGGCAAGCAGGTGTTCAAATGTTTTGCGAGCGACGAGGGCGGCGATGTGATCCGCTTCGTGCAGCTCATGGACGGCTGCGATTTCCGCGAGGCACTCCAGACGCTGGCCGGATGGGCCGGGCTGCTGCCGCGCGAGGATGACGACGCCGAGGCGCGCGAGCGGCGCGAGAAGGCGGCGCAGGCGCAGGCCGAGAAGCGGCGCGTGCAGGAAGCCGCGACCGAGGAAGAAGAGCGGCGCGAGAAAGCCGCGAAGCTCCGCCGCGCCCGCGCAATCTGGGACGAATGCGTGCCCGCGCGCGGCACGCTGGTCGAGGTCTACCTCCGCTGGCGTTGCATCAATCTCGACGCGATGGAGGCCGTTTACGGGTTCCTCATTCCCGCGAGCCTCCGGTTTCACCCGGCGCTCGAATATCACCGGCAGGATGTGCATCACGTCGGCCCCGCGATGGTGGGCGCAATTCTCACGCGCGACCGCGATTTCGCGGGCGTGCATCGCACCTGGCTGGCGCCGGACGGGCGCGGCAAGGCGCGGCTGCCGAAGGCGAAACTGGCGCTCGGCAATGTGTGGGGTTCGCTCGGATTTCTGACCCCATTCGCGGCTGACGCGATCATGGGCGAGGGCTACGAGACGACGCTTTCGGTGATGAGCGATCTGGCCGAAGTCGGGCGGCGCGCGTGCTTTTTCAGCGGGTTGTCGCTCGGCAACATGACAGGCGGCGGGCTCAATGCCGTGCCGACGCTCGACAAGATCGGCGCGCTGATGCCGCGCGGTGTCGAGCGGCTCACGCTCCTCGGCGACGCCGACGGCAAAGACCCGGCGCGCACGCGGCTCATGCTGGATCGCGGCGCGCTCAAATTTCGCCAGGTGCAGGGAATCGACACGCGCATTGCGATGGCTGCGCCCGGCAAGGATTTTAACGACATGCTGATGGAGCGGCGCTGTGCAAATCGTGGCTAG
- a CDS encoding outer membrane protein, producing MKRIVISAIALLAGIGAATAADLYSSPARAVLAVAEASPAWGGLYAGANAGWAGSPSDHVTPEGAFGGGLVGYNLVLGRSVLGVEADFQGADISDTSRKTAGDTVVTRSAAHIDWFGTVRGRVGAPLGNALIYATGGLAYADLKFGNGYTFADPDVTVSTSKSEWQTKVGWTAGAGVEWALADRLRLRGEYLYVDLGDVSVTAPASGEAAAQTATWHPELHVVRVGLSYAIPTELPALK from the coding sequence ATGAAACGCATTGTAATTTCTGCTATCGCCCTGCTCGCCGGGATCGGCGCGGCCACCGCGGCGGACCTCTATTCGAGCCCGGCCCGCGCCGTGCTCGCCGTGGCCGAGGCAAGCCCCGCGTGGGGCGGTCTCTATGCGGGCGCAAACGCGGGCTGGGCGGGCTCGCCGAGCGATCACGTGACGCCGGAGGGAGCGTTCGGCGGCGGTCTCGTCGGCTATAATCTCGTGCTCGGGCGCTCCGTTCTCGGCGTCGAGGCCGATTTTCAGGGCGCGGACATCTCCGACACCAGCCGCAAGACGGCGGGCGACACCGTCGTCACGCGCAGCGCCGCGCATATCGACTGGTTCGGCACCGTGCGCGGCCGCGTCGGCGCGCCGCTCGGCAACGCGCTGATCTACGCGACGGGCGGTCTCGCCTACGCCGATCTCAAATTCGGCAACGGCTACACGTTCGCCGATCCCGACGTGACGGTGTCCACCAGCAAAAGCGAGTGGCAGACCAAGGTCGGCTGGACGGCGGGCGCGGGCGTCGAATGGGCGCTCGCCGACCGTCTGCGCCTGCGCGGCGAGTATCTCTACGTCGACCTCGGCGACGTGTCCGTGACCGCGCCCGCGAGCGGCGAGGCAGCCGCGCAGACGGCGACCTGGCACCCCGAGCTGCATGTCGTGCGCGTGGGCCTGTCCTACGCGATCCCGACCGAGCTACCGGCGCTCAAGTAA
- a CDS encoding helix-turn-helix domain-containing protein: protein MVKIEMRKKNRIAKLRKERGLSQPMLAAKVGLSKSTISKIETGGQRMLGHQALAISDALGVSMNDLYEDGGVVSPARGGFAEEAAPFTPETDTLESRIPLEEHQSWYKIETSYLDQIGYLDGDLVVIDISREALTDLQIGDVVIANYYPRKNGAETIVRQFIPPSLLITNGRKNLPSLNTESDNVSILGKVVYPRRRPARAR from the coding sequence ATGGTCAAGATCGAGATGCGAAAAAAGAACAGGATCGCAAAACTGCGAAAGGAGCGCGGGCTGTCTCAGCCAATGCTCGCGGCGAAGGTGGGGCTCTCGAAATCCACGATCTCCAAAATCGAGACAGGCGGCCAACGAATGCTGGGGCATCAAGCGCTTGCGATTTCGGACGCGCTCGGCGTCTCCATGAACGATCTTTACGAAGACGGCGGTGTCGTGTCGCCTGCGCGCGGCGGCTTTGCTGAAGAGGCTGCGCCATTTACACCCGAAACCGATACGCTTGAGTCGCGCATTCCGCTCGAAGAACACCAATCCTGGTATAAGATTGAGACGAGCTATCTGGATCAAATCGGCTATCTCGACGGCGATCTCGTTGTGATCGATATATCGCGAGAGGCGCTCACCGATCTTCAGATCGGCGACGTCGTGATAGCGAATTACTACCCACGCAAAAACGGCGCTGAAACTATAGTGCGTCAATTCATACCGCCTTCTCTACTCATTACGAACGGGCGTAAAAATCTTCCTTCGCTAAATACCGAGTCCGACAATGTTTCTATTCTCGGGAAAGTGGTATATCCGCGACGTCGGCCCGCTAGGGCGCGTTAG
- a CDS encoding phosphohydrolase — protein MKPQVAEQTGPVMPGQVIPLRTPHWTQTHSGLAFDLTAQLPHQVNIHDIAAALAKQCRFAGACTQFYSVAQHSVIVADALKKHTPIVQLYGLLHDAHEAYIGDVIRPVKELVASVLPYDPFSALGDAVQRTIYAAFRLPEPSEAVRQLVHRADNQALATEQRDVMADPEREWGLTEAPLSRPIIPLPWPRAEEKFLQAFADLSVQAGLGVGRRS, from the coding sequence ATGAAACCGCAAGTAGCAGAGCAGACCGGGCCGGTTATGCCCGGGCAGGTTATCCCACTCCGCACGCCACACTGGACGCAAACCCACTCCGGGCTCGCGTTCGACCTCACCGCACAACTGCCGCATCAGGTGAATATCCACGACATCGCCGCCGCGCTGGCGAAGCAGTGCCGATTCGCCGGAGCCTGCACGCAGTTCTATTCGGTCGCGCAGCACTCGGTGATCGTTGCCGACGCGCTGAAAAAGCACACGCCGATCGTGCAGCTCTACGGACTGCTGCATGATGCGCACGAGGCCTATATCGGCGACGTGATCCGCCCGGTGAAGGAACTCGTCGCGAGCGTGCTGCCCTACGATCCGTTCAGCGCCCTGGGCGACGCGGTGCAGCGCACAATCTACGCGGCGTTCCGTCTGCCTGAGCCGTCCGAGGCGGTGCGCCAGCTCGTGCACCGCGCCGACAATCAGGCGCTGGCGACAGAGCAGCGCGACGTGATGGCCGATCCCGAACGCGAATGGGGACTGACCGAAGCGCCGCTATCTCGCCCGATCATCCCGCTGCCCTGGCCGCGCGCCGAGGAAAAATTCCTGCAGGCGTTCGCCGATCTCAGCGTTCAAGCCGGACTCGGCGTCGGGAGGCGGTCATGA
- a CDS encoding tyrosine-type recombinase/integrase, whose product MPRKQKSARLYLRQRGGREPVWVILDRGREIGTGCGVGDTAGAEAALQKYLSQKYRPSGTSDPAEVGIADILNFYMQEMAGSVARPDVITYRSAHLLRWWATKKAIEIKPKACRDYVKWRCSLVGPRGGTVAESTARKDLETLRAALNFYHAEYTLTALPVVSMPGRGRRREDWLTRSEAARLLWAAWRGSSSKFAADADASKHLARVILIGLYSGTRSGALLRLRWLPSPDAGWIDVERGLIYRKGGAQSVTNKRQPPAPIHARLIPHLRRWQARDLAAGIVHVIHYKGAPIEKLKTAWRRAREVAAIAREIVPHSLRHTAATWQMQAGTDRWEAAGYLGMSVDTLERHYGHHHPDFQSGAARAEAPKKRPQNVGGKGTPAQRKSN is encoded by the coding sequence ATGCCCAGAAAGCAAAAATCGGCGCGTCTCTATCTCCGCCAGCGCGGCGGGCGTGAGCCCGTCTGGGTCATCCTCGATCGCGGGCGAGAGATTGGCACTGGATGCGGCGTGGGAGACACTGCGGGGGCTGAAGCAGCGCTGCAGAAATACCTCTCCCAAAAATACAGGCCGTCCGGCACAAGCGATCCCGCTGAGGTCGGGATCGCGGATATCCTGAATTTCTACATGCAAGAGATGGCGGGCTCTGTGGCCCGCCCCGACGTTATCACATATCGTAGCGCGCACCTGTTGCGATGGTGGGCTACAAAAAAGGCCATTGAAATCAAGCCAAAGGCGTGCCGCGACTATGTGAAGTGGCGCTGTTCTCTGGTTGGCCCGCGCGGCGGCACCGTCGCCGAGAGCACCGCTCGCAAAGACCTCGAAACGCTGCGAGCCGCGCTCAATTTCTATCACGCCGAATATACGCTGACTGCCCTGCCTGTCGTCTCGATGCCGGGCCGAGGGCGTCGCCGCGAGGACTGGCTCACGCGCAGCGAAGCCGCGCGGCTTCTCTGGGCTGCGTGGCGCGGGTCATCCAGCAAATTTGCCGCCGACGCCGACGCATCAAAACACCTCGCCCGCGTGATCCTGATCGGCCTCTATAGCGGCACGCGCTCCGGTGCGCTGTTGCGGCTGCGTTGGCTGCCGTCGCCCGACGCGGGGTGGATCGATGTCGAGCGCGGTCTCATCTATCGCAAGGGCGGCGCGCAGAGCGTGACGAACAAGCGGCAGCCGCCCGCGCCGATCCACGCACGATTGATCCCGCATTTGCGCCGATGGCAAGCTCGCGACCTCGCCGCCGGTATCGTGCATGTCATCCACTACAAGGGGGCACCGATTGAAAAACTCAAGACGGCCTGGCGGCGCGCTCGCGAGGTCGCCGCGATCGCGCGCGAGATCGTGCCGCACAGCCTGCGCCACACCGCCGCGACATGGCAGATGCAGGCGGGCACGGATCGATGGGAAGCGGCCGGATATCTCGGCATGAGTGTCGACACGCTGGAGCGGCACTATGGGCATCATCACCCCGATTTCCAGAGCGGTGCCGCCCGTGCCGAGGCGCCCAAGAAACGCCCACAAAACGTGGGCGGAAAAGGCACACCCGCGCAAAGGAAGAGCAATTAA
- the recQ gene encoding DNA helicase RecQ, with product MGDLNRARDCLRKTFGFADFRAGQDDVISAVLKGSDVLAVMPTGGGKSLCYQLPALMREGLTVVVSPLIALMRNQVAQLQAYGIAAGALNSSNSREETASLIDAIANRRLRLLYVSPERLALGDTKAMLQRAGVSLLAIDEAHCVSQWGHDFRPDYLNLGEVAAALTGVQILALTATADTATRADILSRLFVREPAVFVHGFDRPNLRLAMRAKSDARRQLTEFIADHTGESGIVYCSARRQTEDLAAFLSGKGIPALAYHAGMDSAARSQTQDRFLQEDGLVMVATVAFGMGIDKPDVRFVAHANLPKSIEAYYQEIGRAGRDGLAASTLTLYGLDDMRLRRQQIEDSEAPDEQKRVERRRLDALVALCEAPRCRRQTLLAYFGESAEPCGNCDLCIEGVELVDGTILAQKALSAIARTGERFGTEHLIALLRGQQTDRITQLSHHDLPTFGVGSDIGASAWRAIFRQLYAGGVINLDVAGYGSWTITAHGRDVLRGKAAVELRKEALVERGQKSPSRSGSAAGGNAVALSGSDTSLLEALKAIRRTLATDKQVPAYVIFPDKTLLDMVHLKPQTRDQMAMVHGVGAAKLDQYGDAFLAVVAEHLARVR from the coding sequence ATGGGTGATTTGAACAGAGCGCGGGACTGCCTGCGCAAGACCTTCGGGTTCGCGGATTTCCGGGCTGGCCAGGATGATGTCATCAGCGCCGTCCTGAAGGGTAGCGATGTCCTTGCCGTGATGCCGACAGGCGGCGGCAAGTCGCTGTGCTATCAGTTGCCCGCCTTGATGAGAGAAGGACTGACCGTCGTCGTCTCGCCGCTCATTGCGCTGATGCGCAATCAGGTTGCGCAATTGCAGGCTTACGGGATAGCGGCGGGCGCTCTCAATTCTTCAAACAGCCGCGAAGAAACCGCCTCTCTCATCGATGCCATCGCAAATCGCCGCTTGCGCCTGCTTTACGTCTCTCCCGAAAGATTGGCGCTCGGCGATACGAAAGCGATGCTCCAGCGAGCGGGGGTTAGCCTCCTTGCCATCGACGAGGCTCATTGCGTTTCCCAGTGGGGCCATGACTTCCGGCCCGATTATCTCAATCTGGGAGAAGTGGCGGCAGCGCTGACCGGCGTTCAAATTCTTGCGCTTACAGCGACGGCCGACACCGCCACGCGCGCGGACATCCTGAGCCGTCTTTTCGTGCGTGAGCCCGCGGTCTTCGTCCACGGCTTCGACAGGCCGAACCTGCGCCTTGCCATGCGCGCGAAGAGCGACGCTCGCCGTCAGTTGACGGAGTTCATTGCCGACCACACAGGCGAAAGCGGCATCGTCTATTGCAGCGCAAGAAGGCAAACCGAGGATCTGGCGGCGTTCCTGAGCGGGAAAGGCATCCCGGCGCTCGCCTACCATGCCGGCATGGATAGCGCGGCACGATCGCAGACTCAGGACCGGTTCCTGCAGGAAGATGGCCTTGTCATGGTGGCGACTGTTGCCTTCGGGATGGGCATAGACAAGCCGGATGTCCGCTTCGTCGCCCATGCCAATCTGCCCAAATCGATAGAGGCTTATTATCAGGAGATCGGGCGCGCGGGACGCGACGGCCTGGCCGCCTCCACGCTGACGCTCTACGGCCTCGACGACATGCGCCTCCGCCGCCAGCAGATCGAGGATAGCGAGGCGCCGGACGAGCAGAAGCGCGTCGAACGCCGGAGGCTCGATGCACTTGTCGCGCTATGCGAGGCCCCGCGTTGCCGACGGCAGACGCTCCTCGCCTATTTCGGCGAGAGCGCCGAACCTTGCGGCAATTGCGATCTGTGCATCGAGGGTGTCGAACTCGTGGACGGCACGATTCTCGCGCAGAAGGCGCTTTCCGCGATTGCGCGCACGGGCGAACGGTTCGGAACCGAGCATCTGATCGCTCTGCTGCGCGGCCAGCAGACGGATCGCATCACACAACTCAGCCATCATGATTTGCCGACATTCGGGGTCGGCAGCGATATCGGTGCATCGGCATGGCGGGCGATTTTTCGCCAGCTTTACGCAGGCGGCGTCATCAATCTCGATGTTGCCGGATATGGCTCCTGGACCATCACCGCGCATGGGCGGGATGTCTTGCGCGGGAAGGCCGCGGTCGAACTCAGGAAAGAAGCGCTCGTGGAGCGGGGGCAGAAATCGCCTTCCCGCTCTGGTTCGGCGGCGGGCGGAAACGCCGTGGCCTTGTCGGGCTCCGACACAAGCTTGCTCGAAGCTTTGAAAGCGATACGACGTACGCTTGCGACAGACAAGCAGGTGCCCGCTTATGTGATATTCCCCGATAAAACCCTGCTCGACATGGTGCACCTGAAGCCTCAGACGCGCGATCAGATGGCGATGGTCCATGGCGTGGGCGCCGCCAAGCTCGATCAGTATGGCGACGCGTTTCTCGCCGTCGTCGCGGAGCATCTGGCCCGGGTGCGATAA
- a CDS encoding S-methyl-5'-thioadenosine phosphorylase has translation MTKSFLGIIGGSGLYDLPGLENKRKVKVPSPWGDPSSDVHLGEIGGLSVAFLPRHGAGHVQSPSSINYRANIDVLKRIGVTDLISVSACGSFKEELPPGHFVLVDQFIDRTFAREKSFFGEGCVAHVPMADPVSPRLADHIEAAAKAEGIAHTRGGTYLVMEGPQFSTRAESYMYKAWGCSVIGMTNMPEAKLAREAELCYATIAMVTDFDCWHEEHEDVDMTAIIRIMKDNSEKASRLVARLAADFPREHEPCPIGSDRALEHAIVTSRDARDPALLAKLDAVAGRVLNR, from the coding sequence ATGACGAAGTCGTTTCTTGGCATCATAGGCGGATCTGGGCTTTACGATCTGCCGGGACTGGAAAACAAGCGCAAGGTGAAGGTGCCGTCGCCGTGGGGCGATCCGTCCTCCGACGTGCATCTCGGCGAGATCGGCGGCCTTTCGGTCGCATTTCTGCCGCGCCATGGCGCCGGTCATGTTCAGTCGCCCTCGTCCATAAACTACCGCGCCAACATCGACGTGCTGAAACGCATCGGCGTGACCGATCTCATTTCGGTTTCGGCCTGCGGGTCTTTCAAGGAGGAACTGCCGCCCGGACATTTCGTGCTGGTGGACCAGTTCATCGACCGCACCTTCGCCCGTGAGAAGTCGTTCTTCGGCGAGGGCTGCGTGGCGCATGTGCCGATGGCCGATCCCGTGAGCCCGCGCCTTGCGGATCATATCGAAGCGGCGGCCAAGGCCGAAGGCATAGCCCACACACGCGGCGGCACCTATCTCGTGATGGAAGGCCCGCAATTCTCGACGCGCGCCGAGTCCTACATGTACAAGGCGTGGGGATGCAGCGTCATCGGCATGACGAACATGCCCGAGGCAAAGCTCGCCCGCGAGGCCGAGCTTTGCTATGCCACCATCGCCATGGTGACCGACTTCGACTGCTGGCACGAAGAGCACGAAGACGTCGACATGACGGCGATCATCCGCATCATGAAGGACAATTCCGAGAAGGCGAGCCGTCTCGTTGCGCGTCTCGCCGCCGACTTCCCGCGCGAGCACGAACCTTGCCCCATCGGCTCCGACCGCGCGCTCGAACATGCCATCGTCACGTCGCGAGATGCGCGCGATCCGGCACTGCTTGCGAAGCTCGACGCTGTCGCCGGGCGCGTGCTCAACCGGTAG
- a CDS encoding undecaprenyl-diphosphate phosphatase, translated as MDTYIQAAVLGVIEGLTEFLPVSSTGHLIVFGDLLGFKGPPGKTFEVMIQLGAILALIILYFRKLFSTLFGLPTDPAARRFALSILVAFLPALVLGATLHGFIKSVLFSPVVVAVALIVGGIVILIAEETQKRVLYKEADNIPLKTSFLVGCGQALALVPGVSRSGATIIAGLLLGLERRAAAEFSFFLSIPTMAGAFVYDAFKNRHELSTGDAGVIAVGFIAAFIAAILVVKPFLAIVTRIGFAPFAYYRIAFGTFILAVIYVFNAWPAAGTA; from the coding sequence GTGGATACTTATATTCAAGCGGCAGTGCTAGGTGTCATAGAGGGGCTGACCGAGTTTCTGCCCGTCTCCTCAACAGGCCATCTGATCGTCTTCGGCGATCTTCTCGGCTTCAAGGGGCCTCCCGGCAAAACCTTCGAGGTGATGATACAGCTTGGCGCCATACTCGCGCTGATCATCCTCTACTTCCGGAAGCTTTTCAGCACCTTGTTCGGCCTCCCGACTGACCCGGCCGCGCGACGATTTGCGCTTTCGATCCTCGTCGCTTTCTTGCCCGCGCTGGTGCTCGGGGCAACTCTTCACGGCTTCATCAAATCCGTGCTCTTCTCGCCGGTCGTCGTGGCGGTCGCGCTCATCGTCGGCGGAATTGTCATCCTAATCGCCGAGGAAACGCAAAAGCGCGTGCTCTACAAGGAGGCCGACAATATCCCGCTCAAGACGAGTTTCCTTGTCGGCTGCGGTCAGGCGCTTGCGCTCGTTCCAGGCGTGTCACGCTCAGGCGCGACCATTATCGCGGGTCTGCTGCTCGGCCTTGAGCGGCGCGCAGCGGCGGAATTTTCGTTCTTCCTGTCGATCCCGACCATGGCGGGCGCCTTCGTCTACGACGCTTTCAAGAACCGGCACGAGCTTTCAACCGGCGATGCCGGGGTGATCGCCGTGGGCTTCATCGCGGCCTTTATCGCGGCCATACTGGTGGTCAAGCCGTTCCTTGCCATCGTAACGCGGATCGGCTTCGCGCCGTTCGCGTATTACCGCATCGCGTTCGGCACCTTCATTCTCGCGGTTATCTACGTGTTCAACGCGTGGCCCGCCGCCGGCACAGCGTAA